Proteins from a genomic interval of Paenibacillus sp. FSL H8-0048:
- the thrC gene encoding threonine synthase, producing the protein MEYISTRGKVAARGFIDTVLMGLADDGGLMVPAEIPVISPEKLEEWRSLSFQELFLEIFSYYTNDEIPYDDLRSMVYTSYGSFRAPEVTPLHKVNDSLYVLELFHGPTFAFKDVALQFMGELYSYIAKVRGEIIHILGATSGDTGAAAIQGVRGKEGIKICILHPHGKVSKVQELQMTTVDDSNVLNLSVEGNFDDCQKIIKELFADLDFKGRYHLRAINSINFVRILAQTVYYFHAYLQLPGSDQQKVNISVPSGNFGNIFSGFLAQRMGLPIHKLIIATNENNILERFVVTGEYKPGSFTGTYSPSMDIQVASNFERYLYYLLDEDAEKLSGYMAALQSEGVIKVDGELLARVQADFSALGVKNAQCLEIISKYQQESGYLLDPHTACGVAAYEKFSAPDEVSIAYATAHPAKFDEAIALTGIKQEFPAQIAALFEQPQHQVVVDHDKAEIVRQLVAFYG; encoded by the coding sequence ATGGAGTATATAAGCACAAGAGGCAAGGTAGCGGCCAGAGGCTTTATTGATACAGTTCTGATGGGGCTGGCGGATGACGGCGGACTCATGGTGCCGGCTGAGATTCCGGTGATTTCCCCGGAGAAGCTGGAGGAATGGAGAAGCCTGAGCTTTCAGGAGCTGTTCCTTGAGATTTTCTCCTACTATACCAATGACGAAATTCCTTATGACGATCTGCGCTCAATGGTCTACACCAGCTATGGCAGCTTCCGGGCTCCGGAAGTCACGCCGCTGCACAAGGTGAACGATTCTCTATATGTGCTGGAGCTGTTCCATGGGCCGACGTTTGCCTTCAAGGATGTGGCGCTGCAGTTCATGGGCGAGCTGTATTCTTATATTGCCAAGGTGCGCGGAGAGATCATCCATATTCTGGGGGCTACCTCCGGCGATACCGGAGCGGCTGCGATTCAAGGAGTGCGCGGCAAGGAAGGCATCAAGATCTGCATCCTTCATCCCCATGGCAAGGTCAGCAAGGTGCAGGAGCTGCAAATGACCACCGTAGATGACAGCAACGTGCTGAACCTGTCTGTAGAGGGCAATTTCGACGACTGCCAGAAGATTATCAAGGAGCTGTTCGCCGACCTCGACTTCAAGGGACGGTATCACCTGCGGGCGATTAATTCCATCAACTTCGTGCGCATTCTGGCGCAGACGGTCTATTATTTCCATGCTTATCTGCAGCTTCCGGGAAGCGATCAGCAGAAGGTCAATATCAGCGTGCCTTCGGGTAACTTCGGCAATATTTTCTCAGGCTTCCTGGCGCAGCGGATGGGTCTGCCGATCCACAAGCTGATCATTGCCACCAACGAGAACAACATTCTTGAACGGTTCGTGGTTACCGGTGAATACAAGCCGGGCAGCTTCACAGGCACCTACAGCCCGTCGATGGATATCCAGGTGGCGAGCAACTTCGAACGCTATCTGTATTATCTGCTGGATGAGGATGCAGAGAAGCTGTCCGGGTACATGGCAGCCCTGCAGAGCGAGGGCGTAATTAAGGTGGATGGCGAGCTGCTGGCCCGGGTGCAGGCGGACTTCTCGGCGCTGGGCGTGAAGAACGCGCAGTGTCTGGAGATTATCAGCAAGTATCAGCAGGAATCCGGCTATCTGCTCGACCCGCATACGGCTTGTGGCGTAGCCGCGTACGAGAAGTTCAGTGCCCCGGATGAGGTAAGCATTGCTTACGCTACAGCGCATCCGGCCAAGTTCGATGAGGCGATTGCCTTGACCGGCATCAAGCAGGAGTTCCCGGCTCAGATCGCAGCGCTGTTCGAGCAGCCGCAGCATCAGGTCGTGGTCGATCATGATAAGGCGGAGATTGTGCGCCAGCTTGTGGCTTTTTACGGTTAA
- a CDS encoding CYTH domain-containing protein — MAMEIERKFLLPEYPERLIEEGQLKVLTRHSIDQTYLAIEDGQELRVRKITDLDTGEVTYTHTFKDGKGISRQEIEYFISAGLYNQMIEAVKAIPLVKTRITGVWNGTTVEIDLYTQLELTVLEVEFDSLEEAEGFAAPEWFGLDVSTEKKYSNKTVWKELQGK, encoded by the coding sequence ATGGCTATGGAGATTGAACGCAAATTCCTGCTGCCGGAATACCCGGAGCGGCTGATTGAAGAGGGACAGCTGAAGGTGCTGACCCGTCACAGTATTGACCAGACCTATCTTGCGATTGAAGACGGGCAGGAGCTGCGGGTGCGGAAGATCACGGATCTGGACACGGGTGAGGTAACTTACACGCATACGTTCAAGGATGGCAAGGGCATCAGCCGCCAGGAGATTGAATATTTCATTTCCGCAGGCTTGTATAACCAGATGATTGAGGCTGTGAAGGCGATCCCGCTGGTCAAAACCCGCATTACAGGCGTATGGAACGGTACAACGGTGGAGATTGATCTCTACACCCAGCTGGAGCTTACGGTGCTTGAGGTTGAGTTCGATTCTTTGGAGGAGGCTGAAGGCTTCGCTGCCCCGGAATGGTTCGGCCTGGATGTGAGCACAGAGAAGAAGTACAGCAACAAAACCGTCTGGAAAGAGCTTCAGGGCAAATAG
- a CDS encoding winged helix-turn-helix transcriptional regulator, with the protein MQYEVDLTQMCPATFAFHVISGKWNLPILALLSEGGPIRYNELKRRLNGITGTTLTNCLKDLIDHGIIHREQYHEVPPRVEYSLTPSGQELVPLIEEIVAWGAKNIHVPGAGKG; encoded by the coding sequence ATGCAATATGAAGTGGATTTAACGCAGATGTGCCCCGCTACCTTTGCCTTTCATGTTATCAGCGGGAAGTGGAATCTGCCTATTCTGGCTTTGCTGAGCGAAGGCGGGCCGATCCGGTATAACGAACTAAAAAGAAGGCTCAACGGCATCACAGGAACAACGTTAACGAACTGTCTCAAGGATCTCATCGACCACGGGATCATCCACCGGGAGCAATATCATGAGGTGCCTCCGCGCGTCGAGTATTCCCTGACCCCCTCCGGGCAGGAATTGGTTCCGTTAATTGAAGAGATCGTGGCTTGGGGAGCCAAAAACATCCATGTGCCGGGCGCAGGGAAGGGATAG
- a CDS encoding DsbA family protein yields the protein MNTNPMICDLKTGVCGVGEEDEHTQIIDFNPQPQPKVTLYYATDPICSHCWAIEPTLNRFIQQYGKYFHLQPLMGGLLAGWNGFADKANGIQQPADVAGHWKEVGAHYRMPIDGSLWLNNPVMSSYPPSRVFKVIQQRHPGKELAYLRSAREAVFVFNRNIGEDEVLTDIVDSLGLPGDEIIQAAGLEAAQELLEEDFQKVAQLGVRGFPTLVMINEENQGIKLVGSRTLQNYVDALQQLIPEPLTPAALPAMPELLAEGHLLFSREIEAMYDIGQDEVEAFTAAALPGQSYRTRQILGEMFIEPA from the coding sequence ATGAATACAAATCCTATGATCTGTGATCTGAAGACTGGTGTATGTGGTGTCGGCGAGGAGGATGAACATACCCAAATTATAGATTTCAATCCGCAGCCGCAGCCCAAAGTTACTCTCTATTATGCGACTGATCCGATCTGTTCACATTGCTGGGCGATTGAGCCTACCCTGAACCGGTTTATTCAGCAATATGGCAAGTACTTTCATCTGCAGCCTCTGATGGGCGGATTATTAGCCGGGTGGAATGGCTTCGCTGACAAGGCGAATGGAATACAGCAGCCAGCCGATGTAGCGGGGCACTGGAAGGAAGTCGGAGCGCATTACCGCATGCCCATTGACGGTAGCCTGTGGCTGAACAATCCGGTCATGTCCTCTTATCCGCCCTCCAGAGTATTCAAGGTTATCCAGCAGAGACATCCGGGGAAGGAGTTGGCCTACTTGCGGAGCGCCAGAGAAGCCGTCTTCGTCTTCAACAGGAATATCGGGGAAGACGAGGTGCTCACGGATATTGTGGATAGTCTGGGGTTACCCGGCGATGAGATCATTCAAGCAGCAGGACTGGAAGCGGCACAGGAGCTGCTGGAAGAGGATTTTCAGAAGGTGGCCCAGCTCGGCGTACGCGGCTTCCCGACCCTTGTCATGATCAATGAAGAGAACCAAGGCATCAAGCTCGTCGGGTCCCGTACCCTGCAAAACTACGTGGACGCCTTGCAGCAGCTTATCCCTGAGCCTCTTACTCCTGCTGCTCTGCCGGCTATGCCGGAGTTGCTTGCTGAAGGACATCTTCTCTTCTCCAGAGAGATCGAGGCCATGTACGATATCGGGCAGGATGAGGTGGAGGCCTTCACCGCTGCTGCGCTTCCCGGGCAATCTTACCGCACACGCCAGATCCTGGGTGAGATGTTCATCGAACCGGCCTGA
- a CDS encoding beta-mannosidase, producing the protein MKQLQINLSNWEFRACGDEEWLTAVVPGTVHTDLLRNGVIDQPFYGTNEHELQWIDKKDWEYRTGFVLEEAWQTLAVTELVFSGLDTYADVYVNGVHTLSADNMFLSWTVNVKGLLRAGENELRIVFRSVVTEDLPKLAALGYALPAPNDQSELGGLQEQRISVFARKAPYHYGWDWGPRFLTSGIWREAVLTGRNVAAIEDLYIRQQVVNEQEARLTAVIEADAPETWSGMLRVSAEGQEWMKAVTLAAGKQTIELELVIDRPRLWWCNGLGTPELYHFRAELLQGAETVAVSEVTTGLREIKLVRKPDAQGASFHFELNGVPVFAKGANHIPNDSFITEVTEERYRHEIATAVASNMNMLRVWGGGFYEEEVFYRLCDEYGLLVWQDFMFACSMYPGDEAFLNNVRAEAVYNIRRLRNHPSIALWCGNNEIDSAWSQYEEYMGWGWKEKLNAEIRETLWRAYEEIFHRILPEAVAANHPGMDYWPSSPLRELTGGQDQHATRIKGDGDVHYWGVWHAKEPFENYNLKVGRFMSEYGFQSFPELKSVLSYAEEEELALESKVMLAHQKNGSGNQLIKEYMDMYLPQPKDFRGFLYMSQMLQAEAIRMAMESHRRNKPYCMGTLYWQMNDCWPVASWAGMDYYGRWKALQYTVRRSFQEVLLSVDSADGENVKVYGVSDRREALDGELVLRLHDISGVLLREWSQPVTLAADSSAVVFTLPLADVLEGRELASVVLVASLLESGQAVEQGAEARQVLEPETRQVLEPETRQVLVRKEHYFAAAKDIPLSKPVITVTEVPGSGGTSFTLSSDVLARGVHLTVEEEGIFSDNYFDLLPGEPKMVEFSLRGGGSGGGAEFIPAAPTGLVVRSMADYI; encoded by the coding sequence ATGAAACAACTACAAATCAACCTGTCGAACTGGGAATTCAGAGCCTGCGGAGATGAAGAATGGCTTACGGCTGTGGTACCGGGAACAGTGCATACGGATCTGCTGCGCAATGGCGTTATCGATCAGCCCTTCTATGGAACGAATGAACATGAGCTGCAATGGATTGATAAAAAGGACTGGGAATACAGAACCGGATTTGTACTAGAAGAGGCATGGCAGACCCTGGCGGTAACTGAGCTGGTGTTCTCGGGGCTGGATACGTATGCCGATGTGTATGTGAACGGGGTGCACACCTTGTCCGCAGACAATATGTTCCTGTCCTGGACTGTGAATGTGAAGGGGCTGCTGCGGGCAGGTGAGAATGAGCTCCGCATCGTCTTCCGCTCGGTGGTGACGGAGGATCTGCCGAAGCTGGCGGCGCTGGGCTACGCTCTGCCTGCACCGAATGACCAGTCTGAGTTAGGGGGGCTTCAGGAGCAGCGGATCAGTGTATTTGCCCGCAAAGCGCCGTATCATTACGGCTGGGACTGGGGCCCGCGGTTCCTGACCAGCGGGATCTGGCGGGAAGCTGTGCTGACGGGCCGTAACGTTGCGGCGATAGAGGATCTGTACATACGCCAGCAGGTGGTGAATGAGCAGGAGGCCCGGCTGACGGCCGTGATTGAAGCGGATGCCCCGGAAACTTGGAGCGGGATGCTGCGGGTAAGTGCCGAGGGGCAGGAATGGATGAAGGCGGTTACGCTCGCTGCGGGCAAGCAGACGATAGAGCTTGAGCTGGTGATTGACCGCCCACGCCTGTGGTGGTGCAACGGCCTGGGCACGCCGGAGCTGTATCATTTCCGTGCAGAGCTGCTGCAAGGGGCGGAGACTGTAGCGGTATCGGAGGTAACTACGGGACTTCGGGAAATTAAGCTGGTGCGTAAGCCGGATGCGCAGGGGGCGTCGTTTCATTTTGAGCTGAACGGGGTGCCGGTCTTCGCCAAGGGTGCCAATCATATCCCGAACGACAGCTTCATTACAGAGGTTACGGAAGAACGTTACCGCCATGAGATTGCCACAGCCGTGGCATCCAATATGAATATGCTGCGGGTGTGGGGCGGCGGATTCTATGAAGAAGAGGTGTTCTACCGGCTGTGTGATGAATACGGACTGCTGGTCTGGCAGGACTTCATGTTCGCCTGCAGCATGTACCCGGGGGATGAGGCATTCCTGAATAATGTCCGCGCAGAAGCGGTATATAATATCCGCAGGTTGCGTAACCACCCGTCTATCGCGCTCTGGTGCGGGAACAATGAGATTGACTCAGCCTGGTCGCAGTATGAGGAGTACATGGGCTGGGGCTGGAAGGAGAAGCTGAATGCTGAGATCCGGGAGACTCTCTGGCGGGCTTACGAAGAGATTTTCCACCGGATTCTGCCGGAAGCCGTTGCTGCGAACCATCCGGGTATGGACTACTGGCCGTCCTCACCGCTGCGCGAGCTTACCGGCGGTCAGGATCAGCATGCCACGCGGATTAAGGGGGACGGGGATGTTCACTATTGGGGCGTCTGGCACGCCAAGGAGCCGTTCGAGAACTATAATCTCAAGGTAGGCCGCTTCATGAGCGAATACGGCTTCCAGTCCTTCCCGGAGCTGAAGTCGGTGCTGAGCTATGCAGAGGAAGAGGAGCTGGCGCTGGAATCGAAGGTCATGCTGGCTCATCAGAAGAACGGATCGGGCAATCAGCTGATTAAGGAGTATATGGATATGTATCTGCCGCAGCCGAAGGATTTCCGGGGCTTCCTGTACATGAGCCAGATGCTTCAGGCCGAGGCGATCCGCATGGCTATGGAGAGTCACCGCCGCAACAAGCCTTATTGCATGGGCACGCTGTATTGGCAGATGAATGACTGCTGGCCGGTAGCCTCCTGGGCGGGCATGGATTATTACGGGCGCTGGAAGGCGCTGCAATATACGGTGCGCCGCAGCTTCCAGGAGGTGCTGCTGTCTGTAGACAGCGCGGACGGGGAGAACGTCAAGGTCTATGGGGTGTCTGACCGGCGGGAAGCCTTGGACGGCGAACTGGTGCTGCGGCTGCATGACATCAGCGGCGTGCTGCTGCGTGAGTGGTCGCAGCCAGTAACCCTTGCTGCTGATTCGTCGGCTGTGGTCTTTACGCTGCCGCTGGCCGATGTGTTGGAGGGCCGCGAACTGGCCAGTGTGGTGCTGGTGGCTTCGCTGCTGGAGAGCGGGCAGGCGGTGGAGCAAGGGGCTGAGGCACGACAGGTGCTGGAGCCGGAGACACGGCAGGTATTGGAGCCGGAGACAAGGCAAGTGCTGGTGCGCAAGGAGCATTACTTCGCGGCGGCCAAGGATATTCCGCTGAGCAAGCCGGTCATTACGGTGACCGAGGTGCCGGGCAGCGGTGGCACCAGCTTCACGCTGAGCAGCGACGTGCTGGCACGGGGCGTGCATCTCACTGTAGAAGAAGAGGGCATTTTCTCTGATAATTACTTCGATCTGCTGCCGGGCGAACCGAAGATGGTGGAGTTCTCGCTTCGGGGTGGAGGCAGCGGCGGAGGGGCAGAATTCATCCCCGCAGCTCCGACCGGACTCGTAGTCCGCTCGATGGCGGATTATATCTAA
- a CDS encoding TetR/AcrR family transcriptional regulator → MKKAQPQISEDRILEASWELLSEGGIEKFSMRRLADRLGIQAPSLYWYFKSKQNLYQRLANHISRVILEEHHPEGDWKEQLTEFAVTVRSVLSRYSCSTQLMMMTLPHEPDIIRFNNRMLQCVESTPLEEAQKVQVVTTLVNFVFFFVLDDYEHERNVAMMAKEQQEPPGEELLRLMESMNDKEVGLFRRMFKNGLFELLGTDGAFEFGLRLILLGTEQVIKEHEEQQKHK, encoded by the coding sequence ATGAAAAAAGCACAACCTCAAATCTCGGAGGACCGGATTCTGGAAGCTTCATGGGAGCTTCTTAGTGAAGGGGGAATCGAGAAATTCAGTATGCGGCGTCTGGCGGACCGGCTGGGCATTCAGGCTCCCTCGCTGTATTGGTATTTCAAGAGCAAGCAGAACCTCTACCAGCGGCTGGCCAACCACATCTCCAGAGTCATCCTGGAGGAGCACCACCCGGAGGGCGACTGGAAGGAGCAGCTGACAGAATTCGCGGTAACGGTACGGAGTGTGCTCAGCCGTTATTCCTGCTCCACACAGCTTATGATGATGACCCTGCCCCACGAGCCGGACATTATCCGGTTCAACAACCGGATGCTGCAATGCGTGGAATCCACGCCGCTTGAGGAAGCGCAGAAGGTGCAGGTGGTCACAACACTGGTGAATTTCGTGTTCTTCTTCGTGTTGGATGATTATGAGCATGAGCGCAATGTCGCTATGATGGCTAAGGAACAACAGGAGCCTCCGGGTGAGGAACTGCTTCGCCTGATGGAATCGATGAATGATAAGGAGGTCGGGTTGTTCCGCAGGATGTTCAAGAACGGACTGTTCGAGCTGCTGGGGACTGACGGGGCCTTTGAATTCGGACTGAGGCTGATTCTGCTCGGGACGGAGCAGGTGATTAAGGAGCATGAGGAGCAGCAGAAGCACAAATAA
- a CDS encoding MATE family efflux transporter yields MDTENLYYFEKAPITKAVAHFAVPMMLGTSMNVIYSILNAYFLGTLHNTAMLTALALTLPLFAIIMALGNLVGIGSGTYISRLLGEHKYDEVKQVSSFAFYSSLLLGLLVMAVGLPLIGPILHSLGATPDSYGFTKDYVTVMLIGAPFVVLFFTLENMVRSEGAAIVSMIGMMLSVVVNILLDAFVIFVLHWGVIGVASATVVANMVASAYYAFHMGYKSQFLTVSFKWFKATKDILSNVFKIGVPVFIMSVFLGAMSLIFNLFLIEYGDSAVAAYGISSRLLQFPEFILMGLCEGVVPLIAFSFTADKLRMKHTIGFTVKAMAAMAAVFGILVYLISDHLIGLFTRDPQMIEMGSYILHVTFLSLFISGLTTLFMGIFQATAQGTAAFVMSIIQGVTLIPVLFFANRMNGFHGVVWSLVIADAAAFLVGAAMLYALRHKLQPELESLVH; encoded by the coding sequence ATGGATACCGAAAACCTTTATTATTTTGAAAAAGCACCTATCACCAAAGCCGTCGCCCATTTCGCCGTGCCCATGATGTTAGGCACCTCTATGAACGTCATCTATTCGATTCTGAATGCCTATTTCCTGGGCACTCTACACAATACGGCCATGCTGACCGCACTCGCCCTGACCTTGCCGCTGTTCGCCATTATTATGGCGCTGGGCAATCTGGTGGGCATCGGCAGCGGCACCTACATCTCGCGGCTGCTGGGTGAGCACAAATATGACGAAGTGAAGCAAGTGTCTTCCTTCGCCTTTTACAGCAGTCTCTTGCTTGGCCTCCTCGTGATGGCCGTGGGCCTGCCGTTGATCGGCCCCATCCTTCACAGTCTGGGGGCAACGCCGGATTCTTATGGATTCACGAAGGATTATGTCACAGTCATGCTGATTGGCGCGCCGTTTGTCGTGTTGTTCTTTACGCTGGAGAATATGGTCCGCTCCGAGGGTGCAGCCATCGTGTCTATGATCGGTATGATGCTCAGCGTGGTGGTTAATATCCTGCTCGATGCTTTTGTCATCTTCGTGCTCCACTGGGGTGTAATTGGCGTAGCATCGGCAACAGTTGTTGCCAACATGGTTGCGAGTGCCTACTATGCCTTCCATATGGGCTACAAAAGCCAATTCCTCACCGTCTCCTTCAAATGGTTCAAGGCCACCAAGGATATTCTCAGCAATGTGTTCAAAATCGGCGTTCCGGTCTTTATCATGAGTGTCTTTCTCGGAGCCATGTCGCTGATCTTCAACCTGTTCCTGATCGAATATGGGGATTCGGCTGTAGCCGCTTACGGGATATCCTCAAGATTGCTGCAGTTCCCTGAGTTTATTCTGATGGGGTTGTGTGAGGGAGTCGTGCCGCTCATTGCCTTCTCATTCACAGCGGATAAGCTGCGCATGAAGCATACCATCGGATTCACGGTGAAAGCGATGGCCGCCATGGCTGCCGTATTCGGCATTCTAGTCTATCTGATCTCCGACCATCTGATTGGTCTGTTCACCCGGGACCCGCAAATGATTGAAATGGGCAGCTACATTCTGCATGTCACCTTCTTGTCCTTATTCATTTCAGGGCTGACCACCTTGTTCATGGGGATCTTCCAGGCTACCGCGCAGGGAACAGCCGCGTTCGTAATGTCGATTATTCAAGGGGTCACACTGATTCCTGTGCTCTTCTTCGCCAACCGGATGAACGGCTTCCATGGCGTGGTGTGGTCGCTGGTCATTGCCGATGCCGCTGCCTTCCTGGTCGGTGCCGCCATGCTGTACGCCCTGCGGCATAAGCTGCAGCCGGAACTTGAGAGTCTGGTGCATTAA
- a CDS encoding spermidine synthase — MKVVTNPICRRSLIRLHAPSHTYHDSQNIEVYDTTELYGETGRFRVLQFSGEAVQGALDLDHPRRVIFEYPRAMIHLMEAGNPYFEHVFLIGHGIGTIAGYFAEKKFTVAEVNAKVVEYSRTRFGYTQDNVLIGDGRSLLEAAPDQGHDYILLDAFTAAGTPPHFTTLEFFRLTRAKLNGHGQIIMNLMGRSGNDRFISAIHTTLCEVYPYTRTFVLPGEGKTDLCNILMTASARPIPCQSRHMAGFSEITPVPGHVIRDR, encoded by the coding sequence ATGAAGGTTGTAACGAATCCCATCTGCAGAAGGAGTCTGATCCGCTTGCACGCACCGTCCCATACTTACCACGACTCTCAGAACATCGAGGTCTACGATACAACCGAGCTATATGGCGAGACCGGACGGTTCCGGGTGCTGCAATTCTCAGGGGAAGCTGTTCAGGGCGCACTGGATCTGGACCATCCGCGGCGGGTGATCTTCGAGTATCCCCGGGCGATGATCCATCTGATGGAGGCAGGTAATCCTTACTTCGAGCATGTCTTCCTGATCGGACACGGGATTGGGACGATTGCCGGTTACTTCGCCGAGAAGAAGTTTACCGTGGCTGAGGTGAACGCGAAGGTGGTGGAATACAGCAGAACCCGCTTTGGCTACACGCAGGATAACGTCCTGATCGGTGACGGCCGCAGCCTGCTGGAAGCCGCGCCGGACCAGGGCCATGACTACATCCTGCTCGATGCCTTCACCGCTGCCGGGACGCCGCCCCACTTCACCACGCTGGAATTCTTCCGCCTTACCCGTGCCAAGCTGAACGGACACGGCCAGATCATCATGAATCTGATGGGCCGCAGCGGCAATGACCGCTTCATCAGTGCCATCCATACGACACTCTGTGAAGTGTATCCATATACCAGAACCTTCGTCCTTCCGGGAGAGGGCAAGACTGATCTATGTAATATCCTCATGACCGCCAGCGCTCGGCCGATCCCCTGCCAGTCCCGCCACATGGCCGGCTTCAGCGAGATTACACCAGTGCCGGGTCATGTAATCCGGGACCGGTGA